A single genomic interval of Devosia oryziradicis harbors:
- a CDS encoding RlmE family RNA methyltransferase, which yields MPTASTAARRAIRGGTAMVDKALGNGGRKSDKDLKIRVKSAKGRKVSSTKWLERQLNDPYVARARAEGYRSRAAFKIKEMDEKHKLFHKGTRVVDLGAAPGGWSQVAAKAVGSTDANPLVVGIDYLEMDPIPGVVLFRKDFTEDDAPQLLIDAMGGKKADLVMSDMAWPTTGHRATDHLRIVQLIEIAADFAIDVLAPGGAFVAKVFQGGTEHELLHMLKRHFKTTFHAKPPSSRQDSAEAYLIAKGFKGPDERTNGEEDGEHEER from the coding sequence ATGCCGACCGCGTCCACAGCCGCGCGTCGCGCTATCCGCGGAGGAACGGCAATGGTGGATAAAGCGCTCGGCAATGGCGGTCGCAAGTCCGACAAGGACCTCAAGATCCGCGTGAAGTCGGCCAAGGGCCGCAAGGTCAGCTCGACCAAGTGGCTCGAGCGCCAGCTCAACGACCCCTATGTGGCGCGCGCCCGCGCCGAGGGTTACCGGTCTCGTGCCGCGTTCAAGATCAAGGAGATGGACGAAAAGCATAAGCTCTTTCACAAGGGCACGCGCGTCGTCGATCTGGGTGCTGCGCCCGGCGGCTGGTCGCAGGTGGCGGCCAAGGCGGTCGGGTCCACCGATGCCAATCCGCTGGTGGTCGGCATCGACTATCTCGAAATGGATCCCATTCCCGGCGTCGTCCTGTTTCGCAAGGACTTCACCGAGGATGACGCGCCACAACTGCTGATCGATGCCATGGGCGGCAAGAAGGCGGACCTGGTGATGTCGGACATGGCCTGGCCCACCACGGGCCATCGGGCCACCGATCACCTGCGCATCGTCCAGCTGATCGAGATCGCCGCCGATTTCGCCATCGACGTGCTGGCACCCGGCGGCGCTTTTGTCGCCAAGGTGTTCCAGGGCGGCACTGAGCATGAACTGCTGCACATGCTCAAGCGCCACTTCAAGACGACCTTCCACGCTAAACCGCCATCAAGCCGGCAGGATTCGGCCGAGGCCTACCTGATTGCCAAGGGTTTCAAGGGCCCCGACGAGCGGACAAACGGCGAAGAAGACGGCGAGCACGAAGAGCGCTAG
- a CDS encoding Ppx/GppA phosphatase family protein — MTDSDRSAAGLTSPDEPAIRAPSVPGPAGRAGGHAPMPGSDKRTQAAPNPRRHRGPIYAALDLGTNNCRLLIARPHDHGFRVLDGFTRIVRLGEGVSVTGRLSDAAMERTIEALRQCRNKLREHQPTRMRLIATEACRAAENGPAFLARVKEELGLELEIVDRRTEAELAVTGCADLIEGTAAGALMFDIGGGSSELAWLDFRGGRPKSQGRMSASIRSWQSLPVGVVSIAERFGGVDVTRDVFEAMVGYVSEHLRQFRGREKLRQMIANHPVHLIGTSGTVTTLAGLHLGLERYERQKVDGLWMKRGEVDDTMKVLLAMPFDRRVAHPCIGRDRADLVLPGCAIFEAIRREWPTERVRVADRGLREGILISLMDADRVHSRASRYPRRNGNGG, encoded by the coding sequence GTGACCGATTCCGATCGGTCCGCCGCCGGGCTGACGTCGCCAGACGAACCGGCAATCCGTGCCCCGTCCGTTCCCGGACCGGCGGGGCGGGCAGGGGGCCATGCGCCTATGCCTGGATCGGATAAGCGGACACAAGCCGCCCCCAATCCGCGTCGGCATCGCGGCCCCATCTATGCGGCGCTCGACCTGGGAACCAACAATTGCCGGCTGCTTATCGCCCGTCCGCATGACCATGGCTTCCGCGTTTTGGATGGCTTTACCCGCATCGTCCGGCTGGGCGAGGGTGTGTCGGTCACCGGGCGGCTGAGCGATGCCGCCATGGAGCGCACGATTGAAGCACTGCGCCAGTGCCGCAACAAGCTGCGCGAACACCAGCCCACCCGCATGCGGCTGATCGCGACCGAGGCCTGCCGCGCTGCCGAAAACGGCCCGGCCTTCCTGGCGCGCGTCAAGGAAGAGCTGGGGCTCGAGCTCGAAATCGTCGATCGTCGCACCGAGGCGGAACTGGCGGTGACCGGCTGCGCCGATCTCATCGAGGGCACCGCCGCGGGCGCGTTGATGTTCGACATCGGGGGTGGCTCGTCCGAACTGGCCTGGCTCGATTTCCGCGGCGGGCGGCCCAAGTCGCAGGGACGCATGTCGGCCTCGATCCGCTCCTGGCAATCCCTGCCGGTGGGGGTGGTCTCGATTGCCGAGCGATTCGGCGGCGTTGATGTGACCCGCGACGTGTTCGAGGCCATGGTCGGCTATGTGTCCGAACACCTGCGCCAGTTCCGTGGTCGCGAAAAGTTGCGTCAGATGATCGCCAATCATCCGGTGCACCTGATCGGCACGTCGGGGACCGTGACAACCTTGGCTGGCCTGCATCTGGGGCTCGAGCGCTATGAGCGGCAGAAGGTCGACGGCCTGTGGATGAAGCGCGGTGAGGTCGACGACACCATGAAGGTGCTGCTGGCCATGCCATTCGACCGCCGCGTCGCCCATCCGTGCATCGGTCGCGATCGCGCCGACCTGGTGCTGCCCGGCTGCGCCATCTTCGAGGCCATCCGCCGCGAGTGGCCGACCGAACGCGTTCGTGTGGCTGATCGCGGCCTGCGCGAGGGCATCCTGATTTCGCTGATGGATGCCGACCGCGTCCACAGCCGCGCGTCGCGCTATCCGCGGAGGAACGGCAATGGTGGATAA